A region of uncultured Draconibacterium sp. DNA encodes the following proteins:
- a CDS encoding TonB-dependent receptor — translation MKSFYLCFALLCSVHLVLAQNVTISGYVTDLTTGESLINANIYETLEKKGTVSNVYGFYSLTLPAGQHSLQFSFVGYNKQILRLDLQKDTVINMKLKQMADLDEITVHASKSNVERTQMSLIELPTARIEKLPVILGEPDVLKVIQLLPGVQAGTEGTSGIYVRGGGADQNLFLLDGVPVYNASHLFGFFSVFNSNAVKTVNLYKGGFPARFGGRLSSVVDIRMKEGNDQEYKGEFSVGLISSRFSFEGPINKGKTAFIVSGRRTYIDVLAQPFIQLANKKADNEDINAGYYFYDLNAKINHRFSDRDRLFLSMYSGKDKAYDKSKFTSVESNYYDKYNDNLGWGNITSALRWNHVFSPKLFSNATLTYSKYRFDVESDYEYTEQEHYDRDYFRYMSGINDVTAKIDFDYYPAINHSLKYGASNTWHTFRPGVNHEKTTIDEDGYQLDQDTTYGNQNIAATEFDAYVEDSWNITPRLNANIGLHFSWFNVQNTNYTSFQPRLALRYLVSDNLSVKASYAKMSQYIHLLSSSTISLPTDLWLPTTQNVKPQNSQQWAVGAAYNHKKGYEFSVEAFYKKMDNLIEYKPGATFSGVGEGWESKIETGKGWSYGAEFMLEKKTGKTTGWLGYTLSWSNRKFDNLNFGETFPAKYDRRHDVNLVLNHEVSKKFDIGLAWVYGTGNATTLGAQDYSAMLPGMGRYQSEGVITYYGGRNSYRMPAYHRLDLSMNFHKQKKRGVRTWTVGLYNAYSRQNPFFVYWDSKTIVVPSPEGDYYKRKPVLKQVSLFPLIPSVSYTFKF, via the coding sequence ATGAAATCATTTTACCTCTGTTTCGCACTATTATGTAGTGTTCATCTTGTTCTTGCACAGAACGTAACAATTAGTGGATATGTTACAGATTTAACCACCGGCGAATCACTTATTAATGCAAATATTTATGAAACCCTAGAAAAGAAAGGTACCGTCAGTAATGTTTACGGTTTCTATAGTCTTACCCTTCCGGCCGGGCAGCATAGCTTGCAGTTTTCTTTTGTCGGTTATAACAAACAAATCCTCCGTTTAGATTTACAGAAGGATACGGTAATCAATATGAAGCTAAAGCAAATGGCCGATCTTGACGAAATTACTGTACATGCCTCGAAATCGAATGTTGAACGTACCCAAATGAGTTTAATTGAGCTCCCGACTGCACGTATTGAGAAGCTACCGGTTATACTTGGTGAGCCCGATGTTTTAAAAGTTATTCAGCTTTTGCCGGGAGTTCAGGCGGGCACCGAAGGCACCAGTGGAATTTATGTTCGGGGAGGCGGTGCCGATCAGAATTTATTTTTACTCGACGGAGTTCCTGTTTACAACGCCAGTCATTTGTTCGGATTCTTTTCGGTGTTTAATTCCAACGCGGTAAAAACAGTAAATCTTTACAAAGGCGGTTTCCCGGCACGGTTTGGCGGACGCCTGTCGTCGGTGGTTGATATTCGTATGAAAGAGGGAAACGATCAGGAGTACAAAGGCGAGTTTTCTGTCGGCCTTATTTCTTCACGCTTTTCGTTTGAAGGGCCAATAAATAAAGGAAAAACCGCTTTTATCGTTTCCGGACGAAGAACTTACATCGACGTATTGGCACAACCGTTTATTCAATTAGCCAATAAAAAAGCCGATAATGAAGATATAAACGCCGGGTATTATTTCTACGATCTGAATGCAAAAATAAACCACAGGTTTTCGGATCGCGATCGTTTGTTTCTGTCGATGTACAGTGGCAAGGATAAAGCCTATGATAAATCAAAATTTACCTCGGTGGAATCAAACTATTACGATAAGTACAATGATAATCTTGGCTGGGGAAACATTACTTCAGCCTTACGGTGGAACCACGTTTTTAGCCCAAAGTTATTTAGTAATGCTACGCTCACCTACAGTAAATACAGGTTTGATGTTGAGAGTGATTATGAATACACTGAACAAGAACATTACGACAGGGATTATTTTCGTTATATGTCGGGGATAAATGACGTAACTGCGAAAATAGATTTTGATTATTACCCCGCAATAAATCATTCGTTAAAATATGGGGCCTCAAATACCTGGCATACTTTCAGGCCGGGGGTAAACCATGAAAAAACAACCATTGATGAAGATGGGTATCAATTGGATCAGGATACAACTTATGGTAACCAAAATATAGCTGCAACCGAATTTGATGCCTATGTGGAAGATAGCTGGAACATCACTCCGCGTTTAAATGCCAATATCGGATTACACTTTTCGTGGTTTAATGTTCAGAATACCAATTATACTTCGTTTCAACCTCGCCTGGCCTTACGTTACCTGGTTTCTGATAATTTATCGGTAAAAGCTTCTTATGCCAAAATGAGTCAGTACATTCATTTGCTGAGCTCCTCAACAATAAGTCTTCCTACCGATTTGTGGTTACCCACTACCCAAAATGTAAAACCTCAGAATTCGCAGCAATGGGCGGTGGGGGCTGCTTATAATCACAAAAAGGGATATGAATTTTCCGTTGAAGCTTTTTATAAAAAAATGGATAACCTGATTGAGTACAAACCCGGAGCAACATTTTCGGGAGTTGGCGAAGGCTGGGAAAGCAAAATTGAAACGGGTAAAGGCTGGTCGTACGGTGCCGAATTTATGCTGGAAAAGAAAACCGGAAAAACTACCGGATGGCTGGGTTATACCTTGTCGTGGTCAAACCGCAAATTCGACAATCTGAATTTTGGCGAAACATTTCCGGCAAAATACGACCGCAGGCACGATGTTAACCTTGTGCTGAATCACGAAGTCAGTAAAAAATTTGATATCGGTTTAGCCTGGGTTTACGGCACTGGAAATGCTACTACTTTGGGCGCGCAGGATTATTCGGCCATGCTCCCCGGGATGGGTAGGTATCAGTCAGAAGGAGTGATAACTTATTACGGTGGCCGAAACAGTTACCGGATGCCGGCGTATCACCGCCTCGATTTAAGTATGAATTTCCATAAACAAAAAAAGCGCGGCGTTCGCACCTGGACAGTCGGGCTGTATAATGCATACAGTCGTCAGAATCCTTTTTTCGTGTATTGGGACAGCAAAACAATCGTTGTTCCCTCTCCTGAAGGAGATTATTATAAAAGGAAACCGGTACTAAAACAAGTGAGTTTGTTTCCCTTAATTCCTTCTGTTAGTTACACTTTTAAGTTCTAA
- a CDS encoding DUF4249 domain-containing protein, whose protein sequence is MKFKQIIPTLFSVLFLFLVSCEKEIEFKGDEIKPILVVNGLVVSGDTVTVKLSKSRSKLEDSFANVVVANAKVDLYVDDVFAETLMPVKEMVYGSDVPLALGKYQSTVIGEAGKSYRLEIVADGFSPVRCETTVPEAIEISAWDTTTVSNTNGYGYPGRTEFSVEFDDKGQQHNYYRLQSKSIEGQELRGYMPDGTIIHSDTVLIRPQQYEWVEILNPQLNDAINEADELITGTPTNQYAIFNDDSFNGKKMKLRFELGYSSYSYGYSSYDNSASFKIRDICLYSLSEDYYEYLNSANLHFWFDEDFFSEPVQVYSNIIGGIGIWGSASYSSFSVLEGDYPLDDKVYIEDDYGYGYGY, encoded by the coding sequence ATGAAATTCAAACAAATAATACCAACACTCTTTTCTGTTCTTTTCTTATTTCTTGTTTCCTGCGAAAAAGAGATCGAGTTTAAAGGCGATGAAATAAAACCGATACTGGTGGTTAACGGCCTTGTTGTATCAGGCGATACGGTTACTGTTAAACTGTCGAAAAGCAGAAGCAAGCTTGAAGATAGTTTCGCCAATGTAGTGGTAGCAAATGCCAAAGTAGATTTATATGTTGATGATGTTTTTGCTGAAACTTTAATGCCCGTAAAGGAGATGGTTTATGGCTCAGATGTCCCTCTTGCGCTGGGCAAATACCAGTCTACTGTTATAGGAGAAGCCGGGAAAAGCTACCGGCTTGAAATTGTAGCTGATGGTTTCAGCCCCGTGCGTTGCGAAACAACTGTGCCGGAAGCTATTGAAATATCGGCCTGGGATACAACAACTGTGAGCAATACAAATGGTTACGGTTATCCGGGGAGAACCGAATTTAGTGTTGAGTTTGATGATAAGGGGCAGCAGCACAACTATTATCGCTTGCAATCTAAATCAATTGAAGGGCAGGAATTGCGTGGATACATGCCTGATGGAACAATCATACATTCGGATACAGTACTTATCAGACCGCAACAATATGAATGGGTTGAGATTCTAAATCCTCAACTTAACGACGCTATAAATGAGGCGGATGAATTAATTACCGGTACGCCCACTAATCAATATGCCATTTTTAACGATGACAGCTTTAACGGGAAAAAAATGAAGTTGAGGTTCGAGCTTGGGTATAGTTCTTATTCGTATGGCTACAGCAGTTATGATAATAGTGCCAGTTTCAAAATCCGGGACATCTGCCTGTATTCGCTTTCTGAAGATTATTACGAGTATTTGAATTCAGCTAATCTGCATTTTTGGTTTGATGAAGATTTCTTTTCCGAACCGGTTCAGGTTTATTCAAACATTATTGGTGGCATTGGCATTTGGGGATCGGCAAGCTATTCTTCATTTTCAGTTTTGGAAGGTGATTATCCGCTGGATGACAAGGTTTATATAGAGGACGATTATGGTTATGGTTACGGGTATTGA
- a CDS encoding thymidylate synthase translates to MKNIPVISVTGRSLAEAYETALIYLYGKGTRFKTQYDRPGDPLSIDCTMNLTILEPEIDPMIHTAFPGGVDDLREYVLELEGLKDHLVKNLNDREDKRPEYTYHGRLQNYGVWNELVEGESKEVGAFKVDQIKNVIDKLAEQPFTRQAQMITWMPNIDFTCDDPPSLQSLWYRILEDEDGTWWLNSNIRYRSNDAWNAGFLNMFGFIQFSKDVVAAGIAEKTGKTVKLGRMNWQADSYHIYGKDIRAAKERLFERINDMAFEERTMNFNDPLIRKVYDNAEDEIVKSIKVSN, encoded by the coding sequence ATGAAAAATATTCCGGTGATTTCGGTAACAGGAAGATCGTTGGCCGAAGCTTACGAAACAGCACTAATTTATTTGTATGGGAAAGGAACCCGTTTTAAAACGCAGTACGACCGGCCGGGTGATCCGCTGAGTATTGATTGTACCATGAATTTAACGATTTTGGAGCCGGAGATCGATCCGATGATTCACACTGCGTTTCCCGGAGGTGTTGACGATTTACGGGAATATGTGCTGGAACTGGAAGGTTTGAAAGACCACCTGGTAAAAAACTTGAACGATCGGGAAGATAAACGTCCGGAATATACTTACCACGGGCGTCTGCAAAACTACGGCGTTTGGAACGAACTGGTTGAAGGCGAATCAAAAGAAGTGGGAGCTTTTAAGGTTGATCAGATAAAAAATGTAATCGACAAACTGGCTGAGCAGCCTTTTACTCGGCAGGCACAAATGATTACCTGGATGCCTAACATCGATTTTACCTGCGACGATCCGCCAAGTTTACAATCGTTATGGTACCGGATTTTGGAAGACGAAGACGGAACGTGGTGGCTAAACAGCAATATCCGCTACCGAAGTAACGATGCCTGGAATGCCGGATTTCTGAATATGTTCGGATTTATTCAATTCAGTAAGGATGTGGTTGCTGCCGGTATTGCAGAAAAAACAGGCAAAACAGTTAAGTTGGGGCGTATGAACTGGCAGGCCGATTCGTACCACATTTATGGAAAAGATATTCGCGCCGCTAAAGAACGCCTGTTTGAGCGCATCAACGATATGGCTTTTGAAGAACGCACCATGAATTTTAACGATCCGCTAATTCGTAAAGTGTACGATAATGCGGAAGATGAAATTGTAAAAAGTATAAAGGTATCTAACTAG